A window of Ruminiclostridium herbifermentans genomic DNA:
TCAAACTTTGTGAGAGTACCATATATTGTCCCTGCCCCTAAAGTAATTCTGTTTTTTGTAATTTCTTTTACATATAGAATTATCCCATAACCATGTCTCGGCTTTTTTAGTGATAGCAATATATAATATGCTGACTCACTCATTGGTAAATATGATTTTTTTAGTTGTTCTTTCACCTTAACCTCCTCTCCCCTATTTAGGTATAAAATTTTGTAAAGACTTCTACGGGTCTCGTCTAATTAATAGTCAGTTCCTTTAGTAAAATTTTAAAATCCGCTAAAATGGTTTTCCTGCTTGAAAAAGCAGATTGCTCAATTTACAAAAAGCTACTCATTGTTTCATGCTATGTGAAAAATGCCATGAATACAGTAATATAAACTCATCATTTTTCAAACCGATAGCCTCTACACCTTATTTTTAATGTAATTCTAGATTTTTCTCTAAGTACACATTACATTATGTATACAATTTTCCTATAACACAAATACTATATCACATTATGATATATCACAAGACGATTATATCACACCTTGATATATCATTTCAAGATATATTTTCCCTTTTTATTAAATCATTTTGCCCATTCAAAAATTAAGTTTTTGAATTTCTAGTCTAATAAAAAGCAACATATAAACCGATATAGTATGTATAAAAATTCCGAAGAATGTAAAGGAGCA
This region includes:
- a CDS encoding PadR family transcriptional regulator, with the protein product MKEQLKKSYLPMSESAYYILLSLKKPRHGYGIILYVKEITKNRITLGAGTIYGTLTKFEKDNLIVSAGEEDRRKLYKLTDDGVWLLEEELRRIDELCKNGHSILEGL